Proteins found in one Zea mays cultivar B73 chromosome 1, Zm-B73-REFERENCE-NAM-5.0, whole genome shotgun sequence genomic segment:
- the LOC100276267 gene encoding uncharacterized LOC100276267: protein MAIGSLIASTFARSSHALPAAAASAISQAPRSQHTASPLLSGLGAAARAFSSRALWKGAFVDAFLSRIKKNRENMNGKKIWSRRSSILPEFVGSSVLIYNGKTHVRCKITEGKVGHKFGEFAFTRRRRPHRTMTGKGNQGKARK, encoded by the exons ATGGCGATTGGTTCTCTGATCGCCTCTACTTTCGCCAGATCTAGCCATGCCCTCCCCGCTGCcgccgcttcggccatctctcag GCTCCCAGATCCCAGCACACCGCATCTCCTCTACTCTCCGGCCTTGGAGCAGCGGCTCGTGCTTTCAG CTCAAGGGCTCTATGGAAGGGAGCATTCGTTGACGCTTTCCTGTCTAGAATTAAGAAGAACAGAGAAAATATGAATGGCAAGAAGATTTGGTCTCGTAGATCCTCTATTTTGCCGGAATTTGTTGGTTCCTCTGTGCTCATTTACAATGGGAAAACTCATGTCCGGTGCAAGATCACTGAAGGGAAGGTTGGCCATAAATTTGGAGAGTTTGCTTTTACACGGAGACGAAGGCCCCATCGAACAATGACAGGAAAGGGAAATCAAGGAAAGGCAAGAAAGTAA